The sequence below is a genomic window from Vibrio navarrensis.
TGGTGAGATATCAGCTATCTACTCTATGCACTGGCTGCTACATTGAAGCTTGTCAGTCATACATCAACAGAGGTCGCCTATGTATCCACACCTCACCGGATTAGGTATTCACGATCCAAACCAAATTGAACGTTACTCACTGCGTCAAGAAGCTCACAAAGACGTACTCAAGATCTATTTTCACAAGCAAAAAGGGGAACTGTTCGCCAAGAGCGTTAAGTTTAAGTACCCGCGCCAGATAAAAAATGTGCTAGTGGATAGCGGCAGTCACCAATATAAAGAGGTGACGGAGATTAACCGTAATTTGACGTTGGTGATTGACGAGTTAAATCGCATCACCAAGCCGCCGAAGCAGAGCGAAAGCGACATTAAGCAGAAAATCTTAACCGACCTCAAACACTTAGAAAAAGTCGTATCAAGCAAGATTGCTGAAATT
It includes:
- a CDS encoding DUF3461 family protein encodes the protein MYPHLTGLGIHDPNQIERYSLRQEAHKDVLKIYFHKQKGELFAKSVKFKYPRQIKNVLVDSGSHQYKEVTEINRNLTLVIDELNRITKPPKQSESDIKQKILTDLKHLEKVVSSKIAEIEADLEKLK